From Bacillus basilensis, a single genomic window includes:
- a CDS encoding DUF445 domain-containing protein, whose amino-acid sequence MSLQTKYIAGISLGVMGVGFAASIPFQGTVAGEIIQGGFEAGLVGGLADWFAVTALFRHPMGIPIPHTALLPKNRKRVTKGLINTLENEWLTKESITNKVKEMQLAQMVLQIAEREMQSDAVKKGIVTIAEKAIVSIDTEKLAVIIEKELKTYLHTINTSNILQVLVDQLVVQEYDEKTLDYILVKVKDWTAQDEARYQLGSLGMKAMENIKVDGFLQFTLKSFMNIVDEDKIGGILQKFIISNINSLQDADNSTRQLILAKIRQEIINVKENEALLQELENWKEKWIANWDGTDKIKEMLEQVQQRAVTFVNNEEFADKYVIPFLQTQMNKIKDDEVTVQKIEDWLQKQVVTLVEKNHSKIGKLVQENLDKLDDKTLIEMIENNVGKDLQWIRVNGAVCGFMIGLVLEGIKAII is encoded by the coding sequence ATGTCATTACAGACTAAATATATAGCGGGTATTTCGCTTGGGGTTATGGGAGTAGGCTTTGCGGCTTCTATCCCTTTTCAAGGAACGGTAGCTGGTGAGATTATACAAGGGGGATTTGAAGCTGGGTTAGTTGGTGGACTTGCGGATTGGTTCGCAGTTACAGCATTATTCCGTCATCCGATGGGAATTCCAATTCCACATACAGCTTTGTTACCTAAAAATCGTAAACGAGTGACGAAAGGGCTCATCAATACGTTAGAAAATGAGTGGCTAACGAAAGAAAGTATTACGAATAAAGTAAAAGAAATGCAGCTAGCACAAATGGTGCTGCAAATTGCTGAGAGAGAAATGCAGTCTGATGCTGTGAAAAAGGGGATTGTAACGATTGCTGAGAAAGCGATTGTTTCAATAGATACAGAAAAGTTAGCTGTTATTATTGAAAAAGAATTAAAGACGTATTTACATACAATTAATACAAGTAACATTTTACAAGTGCTTGTTGATCAATTAGTTGTGCAAGAATATGATGAAAAGACACTTGATTACATATTAGTAAAAGTGAAAGATTGGACAGCGCAAGATGAAGCGCGTTATCAGCTCGGAAGCTTAGGTATGAAGGCGATGGAAAATATAAAAGTAGATGGATTCTTGCAGTTTACTTTGAAATCATTTATGAATATTGTAGATGAAGATAAAATTGGTGGCATTTTGCAGAAATTTATTATTAGCAATATTAACAGCTTACAAGATGCAGATAATAGCACGAGACAACTTATATTAGCGAAAATTCGTCAAGAAATTATAAATGTAAAAGAAAATGAAGCGTTACTACAAGAATTAGAAAATTGGAAAGAAAAATGGATTGCAAATTGGGATGGTACTGACAAAATAAAAGAAATGCTTGAGCAAGTACAACAAAGAGCAGTTACCTTTGTAAATAACGAAGAATTTGCTGATAAATATGTTATTCCATTTTTACAAACACAGATGAATAAAATAAAAGATGACGAAGTGACTGTTCAAAAAATAGAAGATTGGTTACAAAAACAAGTTGTCACACTTGTTGAAAAGAATCATTCGAAAATCGGAAAACTTGTACAAGAAAACCTTGATAAGTTAGATGATAAAACGTTAATCGAAATGATTGAAAATAACGTCGGTAAAGATTTACAGTGGATCCGAGTAAACGGGGCTGTTTGCGGATTTATGATTGGATTAGTGTTAGAAGGAATTAAAGCGATTATATGA
- the exsE gene encoding exosporium protein ExsE, with the protein MRTWRVGTFSMGLSIIALGCFLLFSIIKGTQVLDSLTAWWPVLLIILGVEILLYLLFSKKEQSFIKYDIFSIFFIGVLGSVGIAFYCLLSTGLLEEVRHSINTTRQTGNIPNGQLDIPESIKKIVVDAGHRPLTIEGNNTNQIHLLGTYEMTTKANEKLNLKQEDFLSVQTAGETMYVTLKSLPAQHKFFNSTPKVTRTLVLPQNKSVEIRASNNELSLYPGQLQNNWFVQESSRVSVHLAKESDVSLTAVTNQKETHGNTPWEQVEDVTKKEDTTSEENPEFNGQEHWYKNSIKTGNGTHKLNIEKAYNLNMSVIEK; encoded by the coding sequence ATGAGAACATGGCGCGTTGGAACATTTTCAATGGGGCTTTCTATTATTGCATTAGGTTGCTTCTTACTATTTTCAATTATAAAAGGTACTCAAGTATTAGATTCTTTAACAGCATGGTGGCCTGTTTTACTTATTATACTTGGCGTAGAAATTTTACTATACCTTCTATTTTCTAAGAAGGAACAATCCTTTATTAAATATGATATTTTTAGTATTTTCTTTATCGGCGTTTTAGGGAGCGTCGGAATTGCTTTTTACTGTTTATTATCAACTGGATTGCTAGAAGAAGTTCGTCACTCTATTAATACTACGCGCCAGACGGGTAATATTCCAAATGGACAACTTGATATACCTGAATCTATCAAAAAAATTGTAGTGGATGCAGGGCATCGTCCTCTAACGATAGAGGGAAATAATACAAATCAAATTCACCTTCTTGGAACATATGAAATGACGACGAAAGCTAATGAAAAACTTAATTTAAAACAAGAAGATTTCCTTTCCGTTCAAACAGCTGGTGAAACGATGTATGTAACATTAAAATCATTACCAGCTCAACATAAGTTCTTTAACTCAACACCAAAAGTGACACGGACACTTGTACTTCCGCAAAATAAAAGTGTGGAAATTCGCGCCTCTAATAATGAATTATCTCTTTACCCAGGTCAATTACAAAACAATTGGTTTGTACAAGAAAGCTCGAGAGTGTCTGTCCATCTTGCAAAAGAGAGTGATGTATCTTTAACAGCAGTAACAAATCAAAAAGAAACACATGGAAACACACCTTGGGAACAAGTTGAAGATGTAACGAAAAAAGAAGATACTACTTCAGAAGAAAATCCAGAATTCAACGGGCAAGAACATTGGTATAAAAATTCGATTAAAACCGGAAATGGGACACACAAATTAAACATTGAGAAAGCTTACAATTTAAATATGAGTGTTATTGAAAAATAA
- a CDS encoding RNA polymerase sigma factor translates to MEEKQLIEKAQQGSEHAFRILVQTYRHYIFQVIFSIVRHEEDAKDVTQEVFVKIHASLPNYQFRGLKTWMARIATNHAIDYKRKKARENEELSLCKETEENIKSSHNIEALLLTKEQKLLIAQKLRELPENYRDVVLAHYLEEKSYQEIALQENIEVKTVEMKLYRARKWIKKHWKEEEFL, encoded by the coding sequence ATTGAGGAAAAACAATTAATTGAAAAAGCACAGCAAGGAAGCGAACATGCCTTTCGTATCCTTGTACAAACATATCGTCATTATATTTTTCAAGTTATCTTTTCTATTGTAAGACATGAAGAAGATGCGAAAGATGTTACACAAGAAGTATTCGTAAAAATTCACGCCTCTCTCCCTAATTATCAATTTCGCGGATTGAAAACATGGATGGCTCGTATTGCCACTAATCACGCTATTGATTATAAGAGAAAGAAAGCTAGAGAAAACGAAGAACTCTCCTTATGTAAAGAAACTGAGGAAAATATAAAATCCTCTCATAATATTGAGGCTTTATTATTGACGAAAGAGCAAAAATTACTCATTGCTCAAAAACTGCGAGAACTTCCCGAAAATTATCGTGACGTCGTTCTCGCACATTACTTAGAAGAAAAAAGTTATCAAGAAATTGCTTTACAGGAAAACATCGAAGTGAAAACAGTCGAAATGAAACTGTATCGGGCAAGAAAATGGATTAAAAAACATTGGAAGGAGGAAGAGTTTCTATGA
- a CDS encoding response regulator transcription factor, which produces MKIKILIADDNSFIREGMKIILNTYEEFEVLDTVNDGEEAVAYCKKHEVDIALLDVRMPNMNGVEATKFICEETRTKPLILTTFDDDEYILDAVKNGARGYLLKNNDPERIRDAIKGVYNGQTVMQDVVLDKIKCNLMESKEDECKIDKSLFTERELSIIALIAKGFSNKEISKQLFISEGTIANYITSVLGKTGLEHRTQIAIYYLTGKVD; this is translated from the coding sequence ATGAAAATTAAAATATTGATAGCAGATGATAATTCTTTTATTAGAGAAGGCATGAAGATTATTTTAAATACATACGAAGAATTTGAAGTATTAGATACTGTAAATGATGGGGAAGAAGCTGTAGCATATTGTAAGAAGCATGAAGTCGATATTGCACTTTTAGATGTTCGTATGCCAAACATGAACGGGGTAGAGGCAACGAAATTTATTTGTGAAGAGACGAGAACGAAACCGCTTATTTTAACGACATTCGATGATGATGAATATATTTTGGACGCAGTGAAAAACGGAGCGAGAGGCTATTTATTAAAAAATAATGATCCAGAGCGTATTCGTGATGCGATAAAAGGAGTATATAACGGTCAAACAGTTATGCAAGATGTAGTGCTTGATAAAATTAAGTGTAATTTAATGGAAAGTAAAGAGGACGAATGTAAAATAGATAAAAGTCTTTTTACAGAAAGAGAACTTAGTATTATCGCATTAATTGCGAAAGGTTTTTCGAATAAAGAAATTTCAAAGCAACTTTTTATATCAGAAGGAACGATTGCAAATTATATTACATCAGTTTTAGGGAAAACTGGACTTGAACATCGTACACAAATTGCGATTTATTATTTAACAGGGAAAGTAGATTAA
- a CDS encoding sensor histidine kinase → MEFWLIVSKLIVFIYIVFSYIYLNVANLPWIILTLLLYLSVNVLISIFKNDTYKNILTSVSIGVVMLFTWKIHPFFILFLPLNLYEIIFRYIEKKWQLFIIMMIPIIFTDESIRMTYGLIVAFSFIVLTMAERYISRVVKLESQNDQMRKDMQRLTKSLNENKEYIRQSEYTFKLEERNRLSQEIHDKIGHSMTGALIQMEAAKRLMEIDKEKSAELLQNAIHISKDGIESIRITLKNMKPPTEQIGIHRMKLFIEEFSSKHDINIPFVYKGNLDLISPIQWKIIGENVTEALTNAMKYADATVISIDIHVLNKMVKVQVKDNGKGAALVKKGLGIMGMEERTASVNGKIIVDGKNGFSVTMLLPI, encoded by the coding sequence ATGGAATTTTGGTTAATTGTAAGTAAATTAATTGTTTTTATATATATTGTGTTTAGTTACATTTATTTAAATGTTGCAAACTTACCATGGATTATACTTACTTTGCTTTTATATCTTTCTGTCAACGTGCTGATCTCTATATTTAAAAATGATACGTACAAAAACATATTAACTTCTGTGTCAATTGGTGTAGTTATGTTATTTACATGGAAGATTCATCCATTTTTTATTTTATTTTTACCATTGAACTTATATGAAATTATATTTCGTTATATAGAGAAGAAATGGCAGCTCTTTATCATTATGATGATTCCTATTATTTTTACAGATGAAAGTATTCGAATGACGTATGGATTAATTGTTGCATTTTCTTTCATCGTATTAACTATGGCAGAACGGTATATATCGCGTGTAGTAAAGCTTGAATCACAAAATGATCAGATGCGAAAAGATATGCAGCGACTGACGAAAAGTCTAAATGAAAATAAAGAGTACATAAGACAATCAGAGTACACATTTAAGTTAGAAGAGAGAAATCGGTTGTCACAAGAAATTCATGATAAAATTGGCCACTCAATGACGGGCGCACTTATTCAAATGGAAGCAGCAAAGAGGTTAATGGAAATAGATAAAGAAAAATCTGCGGAGTTATTACAAAATGCTATTCATATTTCTAAAGATGGAATTGAAAGCATTCGTATTACATTAAAAAATATGAAGCCACCTACTGAGCAAATTGGTATTCACCGTATGAAATTATTCATAGAGGAATTTTCCAGTAAGCATGATATAAATATTCCTTTCGTATATAAAGGGAACTTAGATTTGATTTCACCGATTCAGTGGAAGATTATCGGTGAAAATGTTACAGAGGCACTTACAAACGCAATGAAATATGCTGATGCAACAGTGATTTCCATAGATATTCATGTGCTTAACAAGATGGTTAAAGTACAAGTGAAGGATAACGGAAAAGGTGCAGCGCTAGTGAAAAAAGGTCTCGGTATTATGGGGATGGAGGAGCGAACAGCGTCTGTAAACGGGAAAATTATTGTAGATGGAAAAAATGGTTTTTCGGTAACAATGTTGTTGCCAATATGA
- a CDS encoding ABC transporter ATP-binding protein yields MNTLEIKNLTKKFGDFIAVDNMSLSIKEGEIFGFLGSNGAGKSTTINMIAGLLRSNEGEISILGKNIKKHNRFAKMNIGIVPQDIAIYEELTAYENVKFFAGLYGLRGAELKARVEEALQFVGLSDKQKSYPKNFSGGMKRRLNIACAIAHRPKLIIMDEPTVGIDPQSRNYILQSVRKLNEMGSTIIYTSHYMEEVEEICTKIAIVDHGKVIAEGTKEQLKAIITDTKDIWIEVKSVENLDVEQLKEINGVKAVQIEENVIKVNSDAGLNNLNKIIQHFINHGIEIRSLEEQAPNLETVFLTLTGRNLRDK; encoded by the coding sequence ATGAATACATTAGAGATAAAAAATTTAACGAAAAAATTTGGTGATTTCATCGCGGTAGATAATATGTCTTTATCTATTAAAGAAGGAGAAATATTTGGCTTTTTAGGATCAAATGGTGCTGGTAAGAGTACAACGATTAATATGATTGCTGGGTTGTTAAGAAGCAATGAAGGTGAAATTAGTATACTAGGAAAAAATATTAAGAAACATAATCGATTTGCGAAGATGAATATCGGTATCGTTCCGCAAGATATTGCGATTTATGAAGAGTTAACTGCCTATGAAAATGTGAAATTCTTTGCTGGATTGTATGGGCTAAGAGGAGCTGAGCTAAAAGCAAGAGTAGAGGAAGCACTTCAATTTGTGGGGCTTAGCGATAAACAGAAAAGTTACCCGAAAAACTTTTCTGGCGGGATGAAACGAAGACTGAATATCGCTTGTGCAATCGCACATAGACCGAAGTTAATTATTATGGATGAGCCGACAGTTGGAATTGATCCACAGTCAAGAAACTATATTCTGCAGTCAGTACGTAAATTAAATGAAATGGGTAGCACGATTATTTATACGAGCCACTACATGGAAGAAGTGGAAGAGATTTGTACGAAAATCGCAATTGTCGATCATGGTAAAGTGATCGCAGAAGGAACGAAAGAACAGTTAAAAGCGATTATTACCGATACGAAAGACATTTGGATTGAAGTAAAGTCAGTAGAAAATTTAGATGTAGAACAGTTAAAAGAGATAAATGGTGTGAAAGCTGTTCAAATTGAAGAGAACGTAATTAAGGTAAACTCGGATGCAGGATTAAATAATTTAAATAAAATTATTCAGCATTTCATTAATCATGGCATTGAAATTCGTTCGTTAGAGGAGCAGGCACCAAACTTAGAAACGGTATTCCTTACGTTGACTGGAAGAAACTTACGAGATAAATAA
- a CDS encoding ABC transporter permease, with product MNIFNIAIMHIKRDFRDVRTLVFMLAFPIVLMLVLGTALTNAFNSDSQSIKDIQVLYKDEASSTFSQSFEAFTKEIDKSGIHFKKASDSIDGKEEVKQNKYAAYVELNKDGAKFYGSDKSSIEGSIVEGMLTTFVDKYNVATEVAKVDPSKVSTVVSNGNHNNYIKETSLQAAKKPGSMDYYAVVMTTMIALYAAMGASSLIREERIRKTGDRLIAAPISKAEIFIGKILGSLVANALCILLVMLFSKFVFQANWGEHLGIIFIILLTQVFLAISFGLGIGYITKTAESSRAIILVVVQLASIFGGAYFVVEENFVTNLSPLTWANTAVMKIIYANDVGAALPVISLNLGISALFLLIAIIALRRREGL from the coding sequence TTGAACATCTTCAATATTGCAATTATGCATATTAAAAGAGATTTCAGGGACGTAAGAACTTTAGTTTTTATGTTAGCATTTCCGATTGTGCTCATGCTCGTGTTAGGGACAGCATTAACGAATGCATTTAATAGCGATAGTCAATCGATTAAGGATATACAAGTGCTATATAAAGATGAAGCAAGTAGCACATTTTCTCAATCGTTTGAAGCATTTACGAAAGAAATCGATAAATCGGGTATTCATTTTAAAAAAGCTTCCGACAGTATAGATGGGAAAGAAGAAGTGAAGCAAAATAAATATGCTGCTTATGTAGAATTAAATAAAGATGGTGCAAAATTTTACGGAAGTGACAAAAGTAGTATTGAGGGAAGTATTGTGGAGGGCATGCTTACAACATTTGTTGATAAGTACAATGTAGCGACCGAAGTTGCAAAAGTAGATCCTAGTAAGGTGAGCACAGTTGTTTCAAATGGAAATCATAATAATTATATAAAAGAAACATCTTTACAAGCTGCGAAAAAGCCAGGTTCTATGGACTATTATGCGGTTGTAATGACAACGATGATCGCACTATATGCTGCGATGGGAGCGAGTTCTTTAATTCGAGAAGAACGAATACGTAAAACAGGAGATCGCCTTATTGCTGCGCCTATAAGTAAGGCTGAAATATTCATTGGAAAAATACTTGGTAGTCTAGTAGCAAATGCCCTGTGTATATTACTCGTCATGTTATTTAGTAAATTTGTTTTTCAAGCGAATTGGGGCGAGCATCTTGGAATCATATTTATTATTTTATTAACACAAGTCTTTCTAGCAATTAGCTTCGGTTTAGGGATTGGCTATATTACGAAAACAGCAGAATCATCGAGAGCAATTATTCTTGTAGTTGTACAATTAGCTTCTATTTTTGGTGGTGCATATTTCGTAGTAGAAGAAAATTTCGTTACGAATTTATCACCATTAACGTGGGCAAATACAGCTGTTATGAAAATTATTTATGCAAATGATGTAGGAGCAGCACTACCAGTCATTTCTTTAAACCTTGGAATATCAGCACTCTTTTTATTAATTGCGATTATTGCATTACGTAGACGGGAGGGGCTATAG
- a CDS encoding ABC transporter permease, whose translation MKDILWLIQKTLSVLLKNKKGLFIIISLPIIGTLISFSIYGNVGQGTLNIGIVNKENEPIANDTIKFLEGLNNVNVSKVKESEVEDKLTSKKLDGVITLESGFSKSVREGKPDHIEISSIKGDQVTRFIKSYLYNYIDNVAAISKVAGTDQSTFDNMYAGYQKSAFKMKTETLEDTSKNKDMTNQTMGYLIMFMLFSAANLSGYILKEKENRTYFRLLSTPIDGKKFILSNVGVNMMILTVQILITILFLTKVFHTNINMPFIVMIGVLMLFALIAIGISLVLVAFSKNSASANAMQNMIIVPTCLLSGCYFPYEIMPKAVQKVADFLPQRWILDTVSKLQQGIPFSELYVNILILFAFAIAFFLIAIYKFGRNNDARNFV comes from the coding sequence ATGAAAGATATTTTATGGCTCATACAAAAAACGTTATCTGTACTTTTGAAAAATAAAAAAGGGTTATTCATTATTATTAGTTTGCCGATAATCGGAACGCTCATCTCTTTTTCGATATACGGAAATGTAGGACAAGGAACGTTAAATATCGGGATTGTAAATAAAGAAAATGAGCCGATAGCAAATGATACGATAAAGTTTTTAGAAGGATTAAATAATGTGAACGTGAGTAAGGTTAAGGAGTCTGAAGTAGAGGATAAACTCACTTCCAAAAAACTTGATGGAGTTATTACATTAGAATCTGGTTTTTCAAAAAGTGTTCGAGAAGGGAAGCCAGATCATATTGAAATTTCATCGATTAAAGGTGATCAAGTAACAAGATTTATAAAATCATATTTATACAACTATATTGATAACGTAGCAGCTATTAGTAAAGTGGCAGGAACAGATCAAAGTACGTTTGATAATATGTACGCAGGGTACCAAAAAAGTGCATTTAAAATGAAAACTGAGACGCTAGAAGATACTTCGAAAAATAAAGATATGACAAATCAAACGATGGGCTATCTTATTATGTTTATGCTGTTTTCAGCAGCGAATTTATCAGGATATATTTTAAAAGAAAAAGAAAATAGAACGTATTTTAGACTCTTATCAACGCCGATAGATGGGAAGAAATTCATATTATCTAATGTCGGGGTCAATATGATGATACTCACAGTACAAATTCTAATTACAATCCTATTCCTAACGAAAGTTTTTCATACGAATATCAATATGCCTTTCATAGTGATGATTGGCGTACTAATGCTATTTGCTTTAATAGCGATTGGAATATCATTAGTCCTTGTCGCTTTTTCGAAAAACTCAGCATCGGCAAATGCAATGCAAAATATGATTATTGTACCGACATGTTTACTGTCTGGATGTTATTTTCCATATGAAATTATGCCGAAAGCAGTGCAAAAAGTAGCTGATTTTCTTCCGCAGAGATGGATATTAGACACAGTATCAAAACTACAACAAGGAATTCCATTTTCAGAGTTGTATGTAAATATTTTAATTTTATTTGCTTTTGCAATAGCATTCTTCTTAATTGCAATTTATAAGTTTGGAAGAAATAATGATGCAAGGAACTTTGTTTAA
- a CDS encoding phosphatidylserine/phosphatidylglycerophosphate/cardiolipin synthase family protein, translating into MIKKILRVTSIIIAIFAFILICMHIDVTLGRKMETGKNMPIEYAPHHSDFQLYVEGKSFYKQLFTDIKEAKRSIYTYFFILSDDKSSHTFLNLLKEKAREGVNVYLSVDLLNDLSFERKMKKELQENGVHFTYSRKQELPFGFYSLHHRNHRRITTIDGEISYTGGFNIGDEYLGKDKHFGYWRDYHVRIKGEGAKDLEEQFALDWKRDTKEDIKRSTNKASKGNTLHTMVSYNGHYVAKKYIELIKQAQHSIVIATPYFIAKNKELMNTLIAAQKRGVTVTILWSYKPDLPLIKEAAYPYIRQAVNNGITVYGYKKGMFHGKLMLIDNELTVIGTTNFTSRSFNINDEMNFYIHGGPIVGQVNKTLTEDFRDSKEMTKEFFEKLSFWERCKEKFAGVMDFYL; encoded by the coding sequence ATGATAAAAAAAATATTGCGAGTTACTTCTATTATTATTGCTATTTTCGCTTTTATTTTAATTTGTATGCATATCGATGTTACGCTCGGACGGAAAATGGAAACCGGGAAAAACATGCCGATAGAATATGCACCTCATCATAGTGATTTTCAATTATATGTAGAAGGAAAGTCATTTTATAAACAGTTATTTACTGATATAAAAGAAGCGAAACGATCTATTTACACTTATTTTTTTATTTTATCGGATGATAAAAGCAGCCATACTTTTTTAAATTTATTAAAAGAAAAGGCGAGAGAAGGAGTAAACGTATATTTATCTGTCGATTTACTTAACGATTTATCATTTGAAAGAAAGATGAAAAAAGAATTACAGGAAAATGGCGTGCATTTTACATATAGTAGAAAACAGGAATTACCATTCGGGTTTTATTCCCTTCATCATCGTAATCATCGCCGCATTACGACGATTGATGGAGAGATTAGCTATACGGGTGGTTTTAATATAGGAGATGAGTATTTAGGGAAAGATAAGCACTTTGGGTACTGGAGGGACTATCATGTACGGATAAAAGGAGAAGGCGCAAAAGATTTAGAGGAACAATTTGCTTTAGATTGGAAACGAGATACGAAAGAAGATATAAAGAGGAGTACGAATAAGGCTAGTAAAGGGAATACATTGCATACTATGGTCAGTTACAATGGGCATTACGTTGCTAAAAAATATATAGAGCTAATAAAACAAGCTCAGCACTCAATTGTAATTGCAACGCCGTATTTTATAGCGAAAAATAAAGAACTAATGAATACTTTAATCGCGGCGCAAAAGCGTGGTGTTACAGTAACAATACTTTGGTCATATAAACCAGATCTACCTCTTATAAAAGAAGCGGCATATCCATACATACGCCAAGCTGTTAATAACGGGATTACTGTATACGGTTATAAAAAAGGAATGTTCCATGGCAAATTAATGCTTATTGATAATGAATTAACCGTTATTGGTACAACAAACTTTACTTCGCGTAGCTTCAATATAAATGATGAAATGAATTTTTATATTCATGGTGGTCCTATTGTAGGGCAAGTGAATAAGACGTTAACAGAGGATTTTCGTGATTCAAAAGAAATGACGAAAGAATTTTTTGAGAAGTTATCGTTTTGGGAGCGTTGTAAGGAGAAATTTGCAGGGGTGATGGATTTCTATTTATAA
- the pyrH gene encoding UMP kinase, with protein MRPYKRVLIKLSGGALADQTGNSFNSKRLEHIANEILSIVDLGIEVSIVIGGGNIFRGHLAEEWGIDRVEADNIGTLGTIINSLMLRGVLTSKTNKEVRVMTSIPFNAVAEPYIRLRAVHHLDNGYIVIFGGGNGQPFVTTDYPSVQRAIEMNSDAILVAKQGVDGVFTSDPKHNKSAKMYRKLNYNDVVRQNIQVMDQAALLLARDYNLPAHVFNFDEPGVMKRICLGEHVGTLINDDASLLVHEK; from the coding sequence ATGAGGCCATATAAAAGAGTCTTAATTAAATTAAGCGGCGGTGCACTTGCCGATCAAACTGGAAATAGCTTTAACTCCAAAAGATTAGAACATATCGCAAACGAAATTTTATCCATTGTTGATTTAGGTATTGAGGTATCCATCGTCATCGGAGGCGGGAACATTTTCAGAGGTCATTTAGCTGAAGAATGGGGAATTGATCGTGTAGAAGCTGATAATATCGGTACGTTAGGTACAATCATTAATAGCTTAATGCTACGCGGCGTTTTAACAAGCAAAACAAATAAAGAAGTGCGCGTTATGACTTCCATCCCATTTAATGCTGTAGCTGAACCATACATTCGCCTACGTGCAGTCCACCATTTAGATAACGGTTATATCGTTATTTTTGGAGGCGGGAACGGGCAACCATTCGTTACCACAGATTATCCAAGTGTTCAAAGGGCTATTGAAATGAATAGTGACGCAATATTAGTTGCAAAACAAGGAGTAGATGGTGTCTTTACCAGTGATCCAAAACATAATAAATCAGCGAAAATGTACAGAAAACTAAACTATAACGATGTTGTTAGGCAAAACATACAAGTAATGGATCAAGCCGCTTTATTACTTGCCCGTGATTATAATTTACCAGCACACGTCTTTAATTTTGATGAGCCTGGAGTAATGAAAAGAATTTGCTTAGGTGAGCATGTGGGGACATTGATTAATGATGATGCTTCATTGCTTGTGCATGAAAAATAA